One stretch of Schlesneria sp. DSM 10557 DNA includes these proteins:
- a CDS encoding DUF1549 domain-containing protein, which produces MIQHPIVLPVLHWLRRSSLVVIAACNCLTTSLVWAQSPDFVHDIAPLLRDHCGKCHIGTIKEGGLSLNSRESLLAGGDGGIVVRPGKSGESKLIDVVTTRDPDRQMPPDGPRLTDKQVRLLKEWIDAGAEWDDTFVFQKSTYEPPLKPRRPELPPVVDGRTNPIDRLIDAEFAWRQTSRPRPLDDGAFARRTSLDLTGLLPSVESLNAFLSDTRADRRVRWIEQLLSDETAYAEHWLSFWNDLLRNDYGGTGFITGGRKQISNWLYRALIDNKPYDAMVRELIAPSAESAGFSEGIRWRGTVSAGQTVEIQFAQSVGQAFLGINLKCASCHDSFIDRWKLDEAYGLAAIYATAPQEIHRCDKPVGRQAVASWLFPELGQVVATDPQPERLKQLAGLMTHPENGRFTRTIVNRLWQRMMGRGIVHPVDAMQSEPWNADLLDFLASDFADHKYDLKQTLKLIATSAAYQSQSEVVGAGIEESNYKYAGPRARRLTAEQFVDAVWQLTDSAPRQFDAPVVRGKAAGVSAELKALSGQWIWSTRDASAAVPHTDAIAVRRRFSLPAAPLRAGAVVSCDNSYVCYVNGAKVSASESWERIEGVPLESVLRAGDNEILIVGRNGGTSPNPAGLFCEVFIRLSDGQTQTIASDGTWEWTATLPPADGKYVTVPTDWRPAVAAADQNLWASRVGGDLLLQLTHVAINPLRMVRSSLLKSDFLQRTLGRPNRDQIVTTRPNELSTLEAIDLNNAQTLAENLSRGAKHWIELTGGDAGQVADGLYLAMLSRRPTSEERSIALDALGTPVNEQVVQDLIWALLMLPEFQLVR; this is translated from the coding sequence ATGATTCAACACCCGATTGTTCTTCCAGTCCTGCATTGGCTGCGTCGGTCTTCCCTGGTCGTGATTGCCGCATGCAACTGCTTAACAACTTCACTGGTGTGGGCGCAGTCTCCCGATTTCGTTCACGACATCGCTCCACTGCTGCGTGATCACTGCGGAAAATGCCATATCGGTACGATCAAGGAAGGGGGACTCTCTCTCAATTCGCGCGAGTCGCTTCTCGCGGGGGGAGATGGGGGCATCGTTGTCCGGCCTGGAAAAAGTGGCGAGAGCAAGCTGATTGACGTCGTTACGACGCGAGATCCAGATCGGCAAATGCCGCCTGACGGACCTCGCCTGACGGACAAACAAGTACGGTTGCTGAAAGAGTGGATCGATGCCGGCGCCGAATGGGACGACACCTTCGTCTTTCAAAAGTCGACGTATGAGCCTCCGCTGAAGCCGCGACGTCCGGAATTGCCTCCAGTCGTTGATGGGCGGACAAATCCCATTGATCGACTGATTGATGCCGAATTTGCCTGGAGACAGACTTCGCGTCCGCGCCCACTGGATGACGGTGCGTTTGCCCGGCGAACGTCGCTGGATCTGACCGGGTTGCTTCCTTCGGTCGAGTCGCTGAATGCTTTCCTTTCTGACACGCGCGCCGACCGTCGTGTACGCTGGATCGAGCAACTTCTGTCGGATGAAACAGCCTATGCAGAGCACTGGTTGTCGTTTTGGAATGATCTGCTGCGAAACGATTATGGAGGGACTGGATTCATTACCGGCGGCCGGAAGCAGATCAGCAACTGGCTTTATCGAGCACTAATCGACAACAAACCCTATGACGCAATGGTGCGGGAATTGATCGCTCCGTCCGCAGAATCCGCTGGATTCTCTGAAGGAATTCGTTGGCGCGGCACGGTCAGCGCAGGCCAGACGGTCGAAATCCAGTTTGCTCAGTCGGTGGGCCAGGCCTTCCTGGGAATTAACCTCAAATGTGCTTCCTGCCACGACAGCTTTATCGATCGCTGGAAGCTGGACGAGGCCTATGGACTGGCGGCGATCTACGCAACGGCACCGCAGGAGATTCATCGGTGCGATAAGCCTGTTGGTCGTCAGGCCGTTGCCAGTTGGCTCTTTCCGGAATTGGGGCAGGTGGTCGCGACAGATCCTCAGCCCGAGCGATTGAAACAACTGGCCGGCTTAATGACGCACCCTGAGAACGGGCGTTTCACAAGAACGATCGTCAATCGCCTGTGGCAGCGAATGATGGGACGAGGGATCGTGCATCCTGTCGATGCAATGCAATCAGAGCCGTGGAACGCGGACCTGCTCGATTTTCTGGCCAGTGACTTTGCCGATCACAAGTATGACTTGAAGCAAACTCTGAAACTGATCGCGACATCGGCCGCCTATCAGTCGCAGTCGGAAGTTGTTGGCGCTGGAATTGAAGAATCGAATTATAAGTATGCCGGTCCGCGTGCCAGACGGCTGACAGCAGAACAGTTTGTCGACGCGGTCTGGCAACTGACTGATTCGGCTCCACGTCAATTCGATGCGCCCGTCGTTCGGGGTAAAGCTGCAGGTGTCAGTGCCGAATTGAAAGCACTCTCCGGACAATGGATCTGGTCGACTCGGGATGCGTCGGCCGCTGTTCCCCATACCGATGCGATTGCCGTCCGGAGGCGATTCTCATTGCCAGCGGCACCACTTCGGGCGGGAGCCGTTGTTTCCTGTGATAATTCGTATGTTTGTTACGTTAACGGTGCAAAGGTTTCAGCATCGGAATCGTGGGAACGGATAGAGGGAGTTCCGCTTGAATCGGTGTTGCGGGCGGGTGACAACGAGATCCTGATTGTGGGCCGAAACGGCGGCACCAGTCCAAATCCTGCCGGGCTTTTCTGCGAAGTCTTCATTCGCTTGAGTGATGGTCAGACCCAAACCATTGCCTCGGACGGGACGTGGGAATGGACTGCAACATTGCCTCCTGCAGATGGCAAATATGTCACTGTCCCGACCGACTGGAGACCGGCTGTCGCTGCGGCAGACCAGAACTTGTGGGCGAGTCGCGTTGGCGGTGACCTGCTGCTGCAACTGACGCATGTCGCGATTAATCCGCTGCGAATGGTCCGTTCCTCGTTACTGAAGAGCGACTTCCTGCAGCGGACACTGGGACGCCCCAACCGGGATCAGATTGTGACCACCCGGCCTAATGAACTGAGCACGCTCGAGGCGATTGACCTGAATAATGCTCAGACACTGGCAGAGAATTTGTCACGCGGGGCCAAACACTGGATAGAATTGACGGGTGGAGATGCCGGCCAGGTGGCAGACGGGTTGTATCTGGCCATGCTCTCTCGCCGACCGACGTCCGAAGAACGGTCGATCGCGCTCGACGCGTTGGGAACTCCCGTCAACGAACAAGTTGTGCAGGACCTGATCTGGGCTCTGCTGATGCTGCCTGAGTTTCAACTCGTCCGTTGA
- a CDS encoding DUF1501 domain-containing protein, producing the protein MKPFNVIDERVPEEVLRRTFLKQLAAASAAALAVREPRLIGAETTEHPTATADACILLWMGGGMAAPDTFDPKRYVPFEVGVPVKEVESTFPAIDTVVDNIKITKGLENIARVMDRATLVRSHVLPDLGSILHSRHQYHWHTGYVPPQTVACPHIGAWMARVLGPNNPVIPPFITIGQRLEGVGESEELKAFTTAGFFGSEFGPMVLPYPDEAAQSVRPPKGMEGGRFESREKLFRKLLDRSPQRDRMSDFQQQSYLRSLDGAHRLLSSKDRAAFDLELEPGDSAERYGSTRFGRGCLLARRLVESGARFVEVTTEYVPFLNWDTHANGHETLVRMKQEIDQPIASLILDLEARGLLDRTLVIIASEFSRDMIMEGKPGSTAGDQTTFPVEKLSEMKHYGQHRHFTGGSSVLMFGGGMRKGFLYGATSTERPFVAVENPVSVMDLHATIFTAMGISPKTSFDVEGRPFYPTEDGKGKAVRELFS; encoded by the coding sequence ATGAAGCCGTTTAATGTGATTGACGAACGTGTCCCGGAAGAAGTTCTTCGCCGGACGTTTCTCAAGCAGCTTGCCGCTGCGAGTGCGGCGGCGCTTGCGGTCCGGGAACCACGACTGATCGGTGCCGAAACGACTGAGCATCCCACGGCAACAGCAGACGCCTGCATTCTGCTCTGGATGGGTGGAGGGATGGCCGCTCCGGACACATTTGATCCGAAGCGGTATGTTCCGTTTGAAGTCGGTGTTCCCGTCAAAGAGGTCGAGAGTACATTTCCTGCGATCGATACGGTCGTCGACAATATTAAGATCACAAAAGGGCTGGAAAATATCGCCCGAGTGATGGACCGGGCAACGCTGGTTCGCTCGCACGTGCTCCCCGATCTGGGAAGCATTCTGCATTCGCGACATCAATACCATTGGCACACGGGTTATGTGCCCCCCCAGACAGTCGCTTGTCCGCACATCGGGGCATGGATGGCTCGCGTCCTCGGGCCTAACAATCCCGTGATTCCTCCTTTCATCACGATTGGTCAGCGGCTGGAGGGGGTGGGTGAGTCAGAAGAACTGAAAGCATTCACGACGGCGGGCTTTTTTGGCAGCGAATTTGGACCGATGGTCCTGCCGTATCCCGATGAAGCGGCGCAGTCAGTCAGACCTCCCAAGGGGATGGAAGGGGGCCGATTTGAGAGTCGTGAAAAGCTGTTCCGAAAGCTGCTCGACAGGTCCCCGCAACGTGATCGAATGAGCGATTTCCAGCAGCAGTCCTATCTGAGGTCGCTCGACGGTGCTCATCGGTTGCTCAGTTCCAAAGATCGGGCCGCGTTCGATCTCGAGCTGGAACCTGGCGATAGTGCTGAACGATACGGCAGCACCCGGTTCGGGCGCGGCTGTCTGCTCGCCCGCCGACTGGTGGAATCCGGGGCCCGCTTTGTGGAAGTGACCACGGAATACGTCCCCTTCCTGAATTGGGATACGCATGCGAACGGGCATGAGACGCTCGTCCGCATGAAGCAGGAAATCGACCAGCCGATTGCCAGTCTGATCCTTGACCTCGAAGCCCGGGGATTGCTGGATCGGACCCTGGTGATCATCGCGAGCGAGTTCAGCCGGGACATGATCATGGAAGGGAAGCCGGGATCGACAGCGGGTGATCAGACCACTTTCCCTGTCGAGAAGCTGTCTGAGATGAAGCACTATGGACAGCACCGGCACTTTACGGGGGGCTCGTCCGTGCTGATGTTCGGAGGAGGAATGCGTAAGGGTTTCCTTTACGGAGCTACCTCGACGGAACGACCTTTCGTTGCGGTCGAAAACCCGGTCAGTGTGATGGATCTGCATGCCACCATCTTCACCGCGATGGGGATCAGTCCAAAGACTTCGTTTGATGTGGAGGGACGCCCCTTCTATCCGACGGAGGATGGAAAAGGAAAAGCGGTTCGTGAGTTATTCTCCTGA
- a CDS encoding DUF1501 domain-containing protein, translated as MFEAHLPMTRRSLLERSGMGMGALALAGLFHDQESREARAASGADAAVTETEKKPHFPGRVKRVIHFFLNGGPSHVDTFDPKPALEKYAGQPAPVNLTTERKTGAAFPSPFKFQKYGQSGLEISEIFSKTAAHADDIAVIRSMYAHVPNHEPSLMLMNCGDSVQPRPSVGAWVLYGLGTENRNLPGFVAMCPNGLPIKDSENWQSGFLPGVYQGTYVDPRHQLIDKLIENIRSPHATAGMQRRQLDLLRSLNAEHRDVRVDTRLEARIQSFELAFRMQTEAADAFDISKEPKHIQELYGAGVHARQTLIARRLLERGVRYVQLWHGAGQPWDNHSGIESAHRQLAGEIDQPIAALMTDLKQRGMFEDTLIVFGGEFGRTPTVELAGDGKALLGRDHNHYGFSVWLAGGGVRGGTAYGATDEFGFKAVEKPTSPHDLHATILHLLGFDHERLTYRYAGRDFRLTDVHGQVIHEILS; from the coding sequence ATGTTCGAAGCGCACCTGCCAATGACGCGTCGGTCTCTCCTTGAGCGGTCCGGAATGGGGATGGGGGCACTCGCCCTGGCGGGCCTCTTTCACGATCAGGAATCCCGTGAGGCACGCGCGGCATCCGGGGCGGACGCCGCGGTGACTGAAACAGAAAAGAAACCGCATTTTCCGGGTCGAGTGAAACGGGTAATTCACTTCTTCCTGAATGGTGGTCCGTCTCACGTCGATACCTTTGATCCGAAACCGGCTCTGGAAAAATATGCGGGTCAGCCGGCACCCGTGAATCTGACGACCGAACGGAAGACAGGGGCCGCCTTTCCGTCCCCTTTCAAATTCCAGAAGTACGGTCAGAGCGGGCTGGAGATCAGCGAGATCTTTTCCAAAACGGCCGCCCATGCAGACGACATCGCGGTGATTCGCTCGATGTACGCTCATGTTCCCAACCACGAACCCTCGCTCATGCTGATGAACTGTGGGGATTCCGTTCAGCCACGTCCCAGTGTCGGTGCCTGGGTGCTTTACGGGCTGGGAACAGAGAATCGCAACCTCCCCGGCTTCGTCGCGATGTGCCCTAACGGCCTGCCGATCAAAGATTCAGAAAACTGGCAATCAGGGTTCCTGCCGGGTGTCTATCAGGGAACGTATGTCGATCCCCGGCACCAACTGATTGACAAGTTGATCGAGAATATCCGCAGCCCGCACGCCACGGCGGGAATGCAGCGGCGGCAACTCGATTTGCTCAGGTCACTCAATGCCGAGCATCGGGACGTGCGGGTCGATACCCGGCTGGAAGCCCGTATTCAGTCCTTCGAACTCGCGTTCCGCATGCAGACGGAGGCGGCCGATGCCTTCGATATTTCGAAAGAGCCGAAGCACATTCAGGAACTTTACGGAGCGGGAGTGCACGCCCGGCAGACATTGATCGCCCGTCGGTTGCTCGAACGGGGGGTGCGGTACGTCCAGCTCTGGCATGGAGCCGGGCAACCATGGGACAATCACTCGGGAATCGAAAGTGCGCATCGCCAGCTTGCAGGAGAAATTGATCAACCCATCGCCGCACTGATGACCGATTTGAAGCAGCGCGGAATGTTCGAAGATACGCTGATCGTCTTCGGTGGTGAGTTCGGTCGGACTCCGACGGTGGAACTGGCCGGTGACGGGAAGGCGCTACTTGGACGTGACCACAACCACTATGGCTTTAGCGTCTGGCTTGCGGGTGGGGGAGTTCGAGGCGGGACCGCTTACGGAGCCACCGACGAGTTCGGGTTCAAGGCGGTCGAAAAGCCGACCAGTCCCCACGACCTGCATGCGACGATCCTGCATCTACTCGGCTTTGATCACGAACGGCTCACCTATCGCTATGCGGGACGCGACTTCCGCCTGACCGACGTGCACGGCCAGGTGATTCACGAAATCCTGTCCTGA